A genomic stretch from Enterobacter oligotrophicus includes:
- a CDS encoding YfhL family 4Fe-4S dicluster ferredoxin → MALLITKKCINCDMCEPECPNQAISMGDSIYEINSDRCTECIGHYETPTCQKVCPIPNTILKDPAHVESEEQLWDKFVLMHHADKL, encoded by the coding sequence ATGGCGCTGTTAATCACCAAAAAATGCATCAATTGCGATATGTGCGAACCCGAATGTCCTAACCAGGCCATTTCGATGGGCGACAGCATTTATGAGATTAACAGCGACCGCTGCACCGAGTGCATCGGCCACTATGAGACGCCGACCTGCCAGAAAGTGTGCCCCATCCCCAACACGATCCTGAAAGATCCGGCACACGTCGAAAGCGAAGAGCAGTTGTGGGACAAGTTTGTCCTGATGCATCACGCAGACAAACTTTAA
- the acpS gene encoding holo-ACP synthase — translation MAILGLGTDIVEIARIEAVIARSGDRLARRVLSDNEWAIWEAHQQPVRFLAKRFAVKEAAAKAFGTGIRNGLAFNQFEVFNDELGKPRLRLWGEALKLAEKLGVNHMHVTLADERHYACATVIIES, via the coding sequence ATGGCTATTCTGGGCTTAGGCACCGATATCGTTGAAATAGCCCGCATTGAAGCGGTGATCGCCCGTAGCGGCGATCGCCTGGCGAGACGCGTGCTGAGCGATAACGAATGGGCCATCTGGGAAGCACACCAGCAGCCGGTACGTTTTCTGGCAAAGCGTTTTGCGGTAAAAGAGGCGGCGGCCAAAGCCTTCGGGACGGGGATTCGTAACGGTCTGGCGTTTAACCAGTTTGAAGTGTTTAACGATGAACTGGGTAAACCACGCCTGCGCTTATGGGGCGAGGCGCTAAAGCTGGCAGAGAAACTCGGCGTGAATCACATGCATGTGACGCTTGCGGATGAACGCCACTACGCCTGCGCGACGGTGATCATCGAGAGTTAA